A stretch of Desulfovibrio sp. TomC DNA encodes these proteins:
- a CDS encoding replication initiation protein produces the protein MSFQDEENLAIPIRQLPGELVEKINSLTEFNELDRIDVFEELSKIFSLIPVRALPEQKKKEKSPIKMGWTKACIEKDEFNALDYIRNNAGVACGPASGVIVLDIDHVEYFEEYLSENNISDDFKNTLTIETGSGKNHYYYQYPTDGFVYRKGQEKKEVEIIPGQSMSVVVFDVQGLGFQVVAPGSIHPVTFKFYTIKNNFPISPAPEWVLNLCRKEPIQDNTPLPLEEDLAGTEIKYCYSAQDIPEFEADEDEYSDTSPQKRFKMHFDNSILWGYDKQCDKLSYPAMAFREGVYLALPRSRRSYLCFDLDYEDSANAWSAVGLSEPTIVIVNPQNGHSHILYELKDPVYWPCGSNDNKIRRKPVEYFNALRYAYTEKLKADKDFTHVVIKNPFSGVWDTSWHDNSYALKDLASFVELPSKQQYFENMRNSVYSGRNPELFHVARMWSNANIRKQIDGPSLFNLLLLYLNNYNSTKIVEHWPDRGPLDNDEVETIAKHVAKWFWKNKDNPRYNRNMKNYGVMGLDPIDPSLKGEDRNKKVKENKSIGAGHTHTEKVSNNDDILRRTIDNLMASGKRLSDRNISRSSGKCLNTIRLRRDFINNYIESKKSQS, from the coding sequence ATGTCTTTTCAGGATGAAGAAAATTTGGCGATTCCAATTCGGCAGCTTCCGGGTGAGCTTGTCGAAAAAATAAACAGTCTGACTGAATTTAATGAACTAGATAGAATTGATGTTTTTGAAGAACTGTCGAAGATATTCTCATTGATACCCGTTAGGGCTTTGCCAGAACAAAAAAAGAAAGAAAAATCCCCTATTAAAATGGGCTGGACGAAGGCCTGTATTGAAAAGGATGAATTCAACGCCTTAGATTACATCAGAAACAATGCGGGTGTCGCTTGTGGGCCTGCCAGTGGCGTCATTGTCCTTGACATTGATCATGTTGAATATTTTGAAGAATATCTTTCTGAAAACAACATTTCAGATGATTTCAAGAATACTTTGACCATTGAGACTGGTAGCGGCAAGAATCACTATTATTATCAATATCCGACAGATGGATTTGTTTATCGGAAGGGTCAAGAGAAAAAAGAAGTTGAAATCATCCCGGGTCAATCCATGAGTGTCGTTGTCTTTGATGTACAAGGCTTAGGATTTCAGGTCGTAGCTCCAGGCTCAATACATCCTGTGACATTTAAATTCTATACGATAAAAAACAATTTTCCGATCAGTCCTGCCCCAGAATGGGTTCTGAATTTATGCCGGAAAGAGCCAATTCAAGACAATACACCCCTGCCACTCGAAGAAGATTTAGCAGGCACAGAAATTAAGTATTGTTATTCCGCGCAAGATATTCCAGAGTTTGAAGCAGATGAAGATGAGTATTCTGATACATCGCCGCAAAAAAGATTTAAAATGCACTTCGATAACAGTATTTTATGGGGTTACGACAAACAGTGTGACAAATTGTCGTATCCAGCTATGGCCTTCAGGGAAGGCGTCTACCTTGCTTTGCCAAGGTCGCGGCGATCTTATCTTTGCTTCGATCTAGACTATGAGGATTCCGCGAACGCATGGAGTGCGGTTGGTCTTTCAGAGCCAACGATAGTGATCGTCAACCCCCAGAATGGACACTCCCATATTTTATATGAATTGAAAGACCCTGTATACTGGCCTTGTGGTAGCAACGACAATAAAATTCGCAGGAAACCTGTCGAATACTTTAATGCGCTCAGGTACGCATACACTGAGAAGTTAAAAGCAGATAAGGATTTCACGCATGTCGTCATCAAGAATCCTTTCTCTGGAGTCTGGGACACTTCGTGGCATGATAACTCCTATGCGCTGAAAGATTTAGCCAGCTTCGTAGAATTGCCCAGTAAACAACAGTATTTTGAAAATATGAGGAACAGTGTATATTCCGGAAGGAACCCAGAGCTATTTCATGTTGCCAGAATGTGGTCAAATGCCAACATCAGGAAGCAGATTGATGGACCAAGTCTTTTTAATTTGCTATTGCTCTATTTGAACAATTATAATTCTACGAAGATTGTGGAGCACTGGCCTGACAGAGGTCCTCTTGATAATGATGAAGTAGAAACGATTGCCAAACATGTTGCTAAATGGTTTTGGAAAAATAAAGACAATCCTCGTTATAATAGAAATATGAAAAACTATGGTGTTATGGGATTGGACCCAATAGATCCTTCGCTAAAGGGAGAAGATAGAAATAAAAAAGTTAAAGAGAACAAATCAATAGGAGCTGGCCATACGCACACTGAAAAAGTAAGTAATAATGATGATATCTTGCGAAGGACAATAGATAACTTGATGGCTTCTGGCAAAAGATTGAGCGATAGAAATATTTCAAGGAGTAGTGGGAAATGCTTAAATACTATTAGGTTGAGACGAGATTTTATTAATAATTATATCGAAAGTAAAAAATCTCAGTCGTAG
- a CDS encoding DUF3987 domain-containing protein: MAKNKNAKKTADQEEDKDEVLKQKVATVEDQLDNTGVTIDTRGFPSLIKDYIECVQAQTGCDEISATVNVLSLISSVVQKSVCIPKNDLSTNKEGYFQKLYPNLWMIEVNKSGGFKTTAQRIAHAPAYVIQEIITSHNKSKTAADAVDNLEGTQRQEDGLYEKNIFLPTRTTFPALLDVLSKKKGGLILSSEFGTWLQQLTGGISSTSMRSTMADLYDAPRLFETATKTGGVITLEEPFISICGATTHSQIAKLLNEEDVLSGFLPRFLLFLPPVKDDIPNALPSVNVNSKYSRIESDMLKFLTSIHDRKEFLLSNDAKIAFNDVHKMMYDQVRGETKQIKDYIEPFLRRWSPYILKIAMLLHLAEDQKSTILDRKDIEGGGYVVECAYTSTKWLLTNFILESEVAKRSKVILRYIAKENGSCLRPKLLQGNKNFNADEIDKIIKYLEETGQIIIVADTLKTKTVYQIA; this comes from the coding sequence ATGGCAAAGAACAAAAACGCTAAGAAGACTGCCGACCAGGAAGAAGACAAAGATGAGGTGTTGAAGCAAAAGGTAGCGACCGTAGAAGACCAACTAGACAATACTGGTGTTACAATTGACACGAGAGGATTCCCAAGTCTCATTAAAGATTATATTGAATGTGTTCAAGCCCAAACAGGTTGCGATGAAATATCTGCCACTGTCAATGTATTAAGCCTAATTTCGTCAGTAGTTCAAAAGTCTGTCTGTATTCCTAAAAATGACTTGTCGACAAACAAAGAAGGCTATTTTCAGAAACTTTATCCGAACCTGTGGATGATTGAAGTTAATAAATCCGGCGGGTTTAAGACAACGGCACAGCGCATTGCTCATGCTCCGGCTTATGTGATCCAAGAAATTATAACAAGTCATAATAAATCTAAGACTGCGGCAGATGCAGTTGATAATCTTGAAGGGACGCAAAGACAAGAAGATGGGCTGTATGAAAAAAACATATTTTTGCCAACAAGAACAACTTTCCCAGCTCTTCTTGATGTCTTGTCTAAAAAGAAAGGTGGTTTAATATTAAGCTCTGAATTCGGAACATGGTTGCAGCAACTTACAGGCGGCATCTCGAGTACGTCAATGCGTTCAACTATGGCGGATCTATATGATGCCCCTCGACTCTTCGAAACAGCCACGAAGACAGGCGGTGTAATAACTCTCGAGGAGCCATTTATATCTATTTGTGGCGCAACAACGCACAGTCAAATTGCAAAATTATTGAATGAAGAAGATGTCCTTTCTGGATTCTTGCCGAGGTTTCTTTTGTTTCTGCCGCCGGTCAAAGATGACATCCCAAATGCATTGCCAAGCGTCAATGTCAACAGTAAGTACAGCCGCATTGAGTCAGATATGCTTAAATTTTTAACAAGTATCCACGACAGAAAAGAATTTTTGTTGTCGAATGACGCAAAGATCGCATTTAACGATGTCCACAAAATGATGTATGATCAAGTTCGGGGTGAAACGAAACAGATAAAAGACTATATAGAACCATTTTTAAGAAGATGGTCGCCATACATATTGAAAATAGCAATGCTACTTCATCTTGCGGAAGATCAAAAGTCGACCATTTTAGATCGCAAGGATATTGAAGGCGGTGGTTACGTTGTTGAGTGTGCTTATACGTCAACAAAGTGGCTTTTAACTAATTTTATTTTAGAGTCAGAAGTTGCTAAGCGATCTAAAGTAATCTTGAGATATATAGCAAAAGAAAATGGTTCCTGTCTTCGCCCCAAACTGTTGCAAGGCAACAAAAATTTCAATGCCGATGAAATTGATAAGATTATTAAATACTTGGAAGAGACAGGTCAGATTATAATCGTTGCCGATACGTTAAAGACCAAAACAGTTTACCAAATAGCGTAA